Proteins from a single region of Juglans microcarpa x Juglans regia isolate MS1-56 chromosome 5S, Jm3101_v1.0, whole genome shotgun sequence:
- the LOC121266834 gene encoding dof zinc finger protein DOF2.1-like isoform X1: MHQERDGGGPEDMKAQDSKLKPMQAENDQQHHPQKCPRCESLNTKFCYYNNYSLSQPRYYCKACRRYWTQGGTLRNVPVGGGCRKGKRAKTSSSAGENSRSQQPPQPQQVQQNLTNPPAIIPSDPVFTPSPALMTTEPGNLASQSGASIHSTAPYYAGGGNLSSLAAIQSLMNQPHSFSQALTYARGGLEGSSNLDLLQGRFTVPSFGSQQQQRQVQQRQFYPMGNIDRSMEPLYFTGETWSQSNRQTNTSSRDWYQSFLNNTNATAADTTLWSISTAATATGNANGNNSAASTSNPSQWPNLPGFDPPP; the protein is encoded by the coding sequence ATGCACcaagagagagatggaggaggaCCAGAAGACATGAAGGCACAAGACTCGAAACTAAAGCCTATGCAAGCTGAAAACGATCAGCAGCATCATCCTCAAAAATGCCCTCGCTGTGAGTCTCTCAACACCAAGTTTTGTTATTACAACAACTATAGCCTGTCTCAGCCCCGTTACTACTGCAAGGCTTGTAGAAGGTACTGGACTCAAGGAGGAACCCTCAGAAACGTCCCCGTCGGAGGCGGTTGCAGGAAGGGGAAGCGTGCAAAAACCTCCTCATCTGCTGGCGAGAATTCTCGGTCTCAGCAGCCCCCACAGCCGCAGCAAGTACAACAAAATTTGACAAACCCACCAGCTATAATCCCCTCCGATCCAGTTTTCACCCCAAGTCCAGCTCTAATGACCACAGAACCCGGCAATTTGGCTTCACAATCTGGAGCATCGATCCATTCAACTGCGCCGTACTATGCGGGAGGTGGGAATTTATCCTCTTTGGCAGCAATTCAATCGTTAATGAATCAACCACATTCTTTCAGTCAAGCTCTCACTTATGCTAGGGGAGGTTTGGAGGGTTCTTCAAATTTGGATCTTCTACAAGGCCGGTTTACTGTCCCTTCGTTTGGGTCACAACAGCAGCAGCGGCAAGTCCAGCAAAGGCAATTTTATCCAATGGGTAACATAGATAGAAGCATGGAACCGCTCTATTTTACTGGAGAAACATGGAGTCAGTCAAACAGGCAGACCAACACTTCTTCCCGtgactggtatcagagctttctAAACAATACTAACGCCACGGCCGCTGACACCACTCTGTGGAGTATTAGCACAGCCGCCACCGCCACTGGTAACGCTAACGGCAATAACAGTGCTGCTTCTACTTCGAATCCGAGTCAGTGGCCTAATCTCCCTGGATTTGATCCTCCCCCGTGA
- the LOC121266834 gene encoding dof zinc finger protein DOF1.4-like isoform X2: MPSLRYWTQGGTLRNVPVGGGCRKGKRAKTSSSAGENSRSQQPPQPQQVQQNLTNPPAIIPSDPVFTPSPALMTTEPGNLASQSGASIHSTAPYYAGGGNLSSLAAIQSLMNQPHSFSQALTYARGGLEGSSNLDLLQGRFTVPSFGSQQQQRQVQQRQFYPMGNIDRSMEPLYFTGETWSQSNRQTNTSSRDWYQSFLNNTNATAADTTLWSISTAATATGNANGNNSAASTSNPSQWPNLPGFDPPP; the protein is encoded by the exons ATGCCCTCGCT AAGGTACTGGACTCAAGGAGGAACCCTCAGAAACGTCCCCGTCGGAGGCGGTTGCAGGAAGGGGAAGCGTGCAAAAACCTCCTCATCTGCTGGCGAGAATTCTCGGTCTCAGCAGCCCCCACAGCCGCAGCAAGTACAACAAAATTTGACAAACCCACCAGCTATAATCCCCTCCGATCCAGTTTTCACCCCAAGTCCAGCTCTAATGACCACAGAACCCGGCAATTTGGCTTCACAATCTGGAGCATCGATCCATTCAACTGCGCCGTACTATGCGGGAGGTGGGAATTTATCCTCTTTGGCAGCAATTCAATCGTTAATGAATCAACCACATTCTTTCAGTCAAGCTCTCACTTATGCTAGGGGAGGTTTGGAGGGTTCTTCAAATTTGGATCTTCTACAAGGCCGGTTTACTGTCCCTTCGTTTGGGTCACAACAGCAGCAGCGGCAAGTCCAGCAAAGGCAATTTTATCCAATGGGTAACATAGATAGAAGCATGGAACCGCTCTATTTTACTGGAGAAACATGGAGTCAGTCAAACAGGCAGACCAACACTTCTTCCCGtgactggtatcagagctttctAAACAATACTAACGCCACGGCCGCTGACACCACTCTGTGGAGTATTAGCACAGCCGCCACCGCCACTGGTAACGCTAACGGCAATAACAGTGCTGCTTCTACTTCGAATCCGAGTCAGTGGCCTAATCTCCCTGGATTTGATCCTCCCCCGTGA
- the LOC121266835 gene encoding dof zinc finger protein DOF1.4-like, whose protein sequence is MLGNCEKMVDIPPTTNEWSQNQIDDRNGLMASTGRVMEKLVLDQPQQQQQQQPQQQALRCPRCDSSNRKFCYYNNYSLSQPRHFCKACKRYWTRGGTLRNVPVGGGCRKNKRVKRPAASATDGASSSAHSANPDPPSQPHIDISSTTTHHINPVFYGLARNSSDMSLPFSRFNPGVSNVETVSGNYDLQPQLSALGLGFSSGIMTNDIAGENHDYRNGFNRAKKIQDVVTSNSLLSSYNSIFGSSASTTTTTPTIASLLASSFQQQNFINDGIKDTRAHNHFQSSAPFEGLQIMGNSEAHQIAMKEVKVENGQHRLNWNGSCQNQMEQISLSDPSLYWNATNIGGWNDPGNLGSSVTSLI, encoded by the exons ATGTTGGGTAACTGTGAGAAGATGGTAGACATCCCTCCAACTACAAACGAATGGTCACAG AATCAAATAGATGATCGAAACGGCTTGATGGCTTCTACGGGTAGGGTGATGGAAAAATTAGTTCTAGACCAACCacaacaacagcagcagcagcagccacAGCAGCAAGCACTCAGGTGTCCTCGCTGCGATTCATCTAACAGAAAGTTCTGTTACTACAATAACTACAGCTTGTCTCAGCCTAGGCACTTCTGCAAGGCCTGCAAGCGGTACTGGACAAGAGGTGGTACCCTGAGAAACGTTCCTGTAGGCGGTGGGTGCAGGAAAAACAAGCGCGTGAAGAGGCCTGCAGCTTCTGCCACTGATGGCGCTTCTTCTTCAGCTCATAGTGCAAATCCAGATCCTCCATCTCAACCACACATTGATATATCTTCAACTACAACACATCATATCAATCCTGTGTTTTATGGGTTAGCCCGTAATTCTTCTGATATGAGTCTTCCATTTTCCAGATTCAATCCCGGAGTTTCCAATGTGGAAACTGTTTCTGGTAATTATGATCTACAGCCCCAGCTGAGTGCTCTTGGACTAGGGTTTTCCTCTGGAATTATGACTAATGATATTGCTGGTGAAAATCATGATTACCGAAATGGGTTTAATCGTGCTAAGAAAATCCAAGATGTGGTTACATCAAACTCGCTCCTCTCAAGTTATAATTCCATCTTCGGCTCCTCAGCTTCTACTACTACCACTACTCCAACCATCGCTTCCCTGCTTGCCTCTAGCTTTCAgcaacaaaatttcatcaatgATGGTATCAAAGACACTCGCGCACACAATCATTTCCAAAGCTCAGCACCATTTGAAGGCTTGCAAATAATGGGTAATAGTGAAGCTCATCAGATTGCCATGAAAGAAGTGAAAGTAGAAAACGGCCAACACAGGTTGAATTGGAATGGTTCTTGCCAGAACCAAATGGAGCAAATCAGCCTGTCGGATCCTTCCCTTTACTGGAATGCAACCAATATTGGTGGTTGGAATGATCCGGGAAACCTCGGGTCTTCCGTCACTTCTCTGATCTAG